Proteins co-encoded in one Methylobacterium sp. WL1 genomic window:
- a CDS encoding methyl-accepting chemotaxis protein, whose translation MALAKKSAIHSFPAATAPRENVPASAGRSHLVAEAEKRKARTFARQQKAAERIASATAELSSGIAEAAAAAEELRKASEQIGVGAEEAAGAAQETMKAVSQGGALIQAAKENATNSLRKTEALSGLVVETAAQIGASVAAIVKASERQEASVKLVEELDRQASAIGEIVKAVARIADQTNLLALNAAIEAARAGQHGKGFAVVADEVRTLAETSEKSARDIQALVAQIQADVKVAADGISQSASSARSQVETGRAVSGQLARVRTDMAEIIEGCNELARAAEESATAATEAQKGAEIIAAAAEEQSAACQEAGKMVEQQTTALSQSEDAAQELSGLAEELKNSTNIGKSAEEVASAAEELSSAVEEINRAAGQVTIALDEITKGAQQQSAATQQSSAAIAQIERRAQVTQTLAAAAVEKAQVISESLAENKNLVDAMMEGLQQSVEAGRVSRDQVAALEQVSRRIDKIVDAITTVSIQTNMLAVNGSVEAARAGEFGKGFAVVSTDIRNLARDSAENAERIKDTVKAIQDTIVFVRGDIQEIADGAASEVEKSGAISRNFDTVIKDMAEVLGGNREILSGADGITRMVREVQTAIEQVAAAAQQAARTSAEAGIAASEQGKGAEQLAAAIEEIASLADELQAA comes from the coding sequence ATGGCTCTCGCGAAGAAATCCGCCATCCACTCCTTCCCGGCCGCGACTGCCCCGCGGGAGAACGTGCCGGCCTCCGCGGGTCGATCGCACCTCGTCGCCGAGGCGGAGAAGCGCAAGGCCCGGACCTTCGCGCGCCAGCAGAAGGCAGCCGAGCGGATCGCCTCGGCCACCGCCGAGCTGTCCAGCGGGATCGCCGAGGCGGCGGCCGCCGCCGAGGAGCTGCGCAAGGCCTCCGAGCAGATCGGCGTCGGCGCCGAGGAGGCCGCGGGCGCCGCCCAGGAGACCATGAAGGCGGTGAGCCAGGGCGGGGCCCTGATCCAGGCCGCCAAGGAGAACGCCACCAACTCCCTGCGCAAGACCGAGGCCCTGTCCGGTCTCGTCGTCGAGACCGCCGCGCAGATCGGCGCGTCGGTCGCGGCCATCGTCAAGGCGTCCGAGCGCCAGGAGGCATCGGTGAAGCTGGTCGAGGAGCTCGACCGGCAGGCCAGCGCCATCGGCGAGATCGTGAAGGCCGTGGCCCGGATCGCCGACCAGACCAACCTGCTGGCGCTGAACGCCGCCATCGAGGCGGCTCGGGCCGGCCAGCACGGCAAGGGCTTCGCGGTGGTCGCCGACGAGGTGCGCACCCTGGCCGAGACCAGCGAGAAGTCCGCCCGCGACATCCAGGCGCTCGTGGCGCAGATCCAGGCCGACGTGAAGGTCGCGGCCGACGGGATCAGCCAGTCGGCGAGCTCGGCCCGCTCTCAGGTCGAGACCGGCCGGGCGGTCAGCGGCCAGCTCGCGCGGGTCCGCACCGACATGGCCGAGATCATCGAGGGCTGCAACGAGCTGGCCCGGGCCGCCGAGGAATCGGCCACCGCCGCCACCGAGGCGCAGAAGGGCGCGGAGATCATCGCGGCCGCCGCCGAGGAGCAGAGCGCGGCCTGTCAGGAGGCCGGCAAGATGGTCGAGCAGCAGACCACGGCGCTGTCGCAGAGCGAGGATGCCGCCCAGGAGCTGTCCGGCCTCGCCGAGGAGCTGAAGAACAGCACCAATATCGGCAAGAGCGCCGAGGAGGTCGCCTCCGCGGCGGAAGAGCTGTCCAGCGCCGTCGAGGAGATCAACCGCGCCGCCGGACAGGTCACGATCGCCCTCGACGAGATCACCAAGGGCGCGCAGCAGCAATCGGCCGCGACCCAGCAATCCTCGGCGGCGATCGCACAGATCGAGCGGCGCGCCCAGGTGACCCAGACCCTGGCGGCCGCCGCCGTGGAGAAGGCGCAGGTGATCTCGGAGTCGCTGGCCGAGAACAAAAACCTGGTCGACGCGATGATGGAGGGCCTGCAGCAATCCGTCGAGGCGGGCCGCGTCAGCCGCGATCAGGTCGCCGCGCTGGAGCAGGTCAGCCGGCGCATCGACAAGATCGTCGACGCGATCACCACGGTCTCGATCCAGACCAACATGCTGGCGGTCAACGGCTCGGTCGAGGCGGCCCGCGCGGGTGAGTTCGGCAAGGGCTTCGCCGTCGTCTCGACGGACATCCGAAACCTCGCCCGGGATTCCGCCGAGAACGCCGAGCGGATCAAGGACACGGTCAAGGCCATCCAGGACACGATCGTGTTCGTGCGCGGCGATATCCAGGAGATCGCCGACGGCGCCGCCAGCGAGGTCGAGAAGAGCGGCGCCATCTCCCGCAACTTCGACACTGTGATCAAGGACATGGCCGAGGTGCTGGGCGGCAACCGGGAGATCCTGAGCGGCGCCGACGGCATCACCCGCATGGTCCGGGAAGTCCAGACCGCGATCGAGCAGGTCGCCGCCGCGGCCCAGCAGGCCGCCCGCACCTCCGCGGAGGCCGGGATCGCCGCCAGCGAGCAGGGCAAGGGCGCCGAGCAGCTCGCCGCCGCGATCGAGGAGATCGCCTCGCTCGCCGACGAGCTCCAGGCCGCCTGA